A region of Pseudomonas putida DNA encodes the following proteins:
- the kdpA gene encoding potassium-transporting ATPase subunit KdpA, with protein sequence MHSYDFALLLAFFLIVLLPAPWLGRFFYKVMEGQRTWLTPVLGPVEQASYRLAGVRADQEQNWKQYTLALLAFNLAGFLLLFAVLLLQGYLPLNPQHLPGQEWSLAFNTAVSFVTNTNWQGYSGEASVSYLSQMLGLTVQNFVSAATGLAVLVALCRGIARRSTTTLGNFWVDMTRATLYGLLPLCLVLALLLVWQGVPQTFADYAHALTLQGSDQTIPLGPAASQIAIKQLGTNGGGFFGVNSAHPFENPTAWSNLFEVASIILIPVALVFTFGHYVKDLRQSRAILACMLSLFLIGGATALWSEHQPNPALQSPQVQQSAPMEGKESRFGTTGSVLWTVTTTAASNGSVNAMHDSLNPLTGMVAMVNMMVGEVIFGGVGAGLYGMLLFVLIAVFLAGLMIGRTPEYLGKKLQAREVQLLVATLLVMPVGVLVLGAIAASLPGPAGAVSNPGAHGFSQLLYAYTSGTANNGSAFAGFGANTVYHNLMIGLAMLIGRFGYILPILALAGSLAAKKSAPQGLNSFPTHGPLFTGLLLVTILLVGGLTFLPTLALGPIAEYLSLGF encoded by the coding sequence ATGCACAGTTACGACTTTGCCTTGTTACTGGCGTTTTTCCTCATCGTGCTGCTACCGGCACCTTGGCTCGGGCGGTTCTTCTACAAGGTGATGGAAGGCCAGCGCACTTGGCTGACACCTGTATTGGGCCCGGTAGAACAGGCCAGCTATCGGCTGGCGGGCGTTCGCGCCGACCAGGAGCAGAACTGGAAGCAATACACACTGGCCTTGTTGGCCTTCAACCTGGCCGGGTTCCTACTGCTGTTTGCCGTGCTGTTGCTGCAGGGCTATCTGCCGCTCAACCCACAGCACCTTCCCGGCCAGGAGTGGTCGCTGGCGTTCAACACCGCCGTAAGCTTCGTCACCAACACCAACTGGCAGGGGTACAGCGGCGAGGCATCGGTCAGCTACCTGAGCCAGATGCTCGGCTTGACCGTGCAGAACTTCGTCAGCGCCGCCACTGGGTTGGCGGTGCTCGTGGCCCTGTGTCGTGGCATTGCCCGCCGCTCGACCACCACCCTGGGCAACTTCTGGGTCGACATGACCCGCGCCACGCTCTATGGGCTGCTGCCCCTGTGCCTGGTGCTGGCGCTGCTGCTGGTCTGGCAGGGCGTGCCACAGACCTTTGCCGACTACGCTCACGCGCTGACCCTGCAAGGCAGTGACCAGACCATCCCGCTCGGCCCTGCGGCCAGCCAGATCGCCATCAAGCAGTTGGGCACCAATGGCGGCGGCTTCTTCGGCGTCAACTCGGCGCACCCGTTCGAAAACCCCACCGCCTGGAGCAACCTGTTCGAGGTGGCGTCGATCATCCTCATCCCGGTGGCGCTGGTGTTCACCTTCGGCCACTACGTGAAGGACCTGCGCCAGAGCCGGGCGATTCTCGCCTGCATGCTGAGCCTGTTCCTCATCGGCGGGGCTACCGCGTTGTGGTCCGAACACCAGCCCAACCCGGCACTGCAGAGCCCCCAGGTTCAGCAGAGCGCCCCCATGGAGGGCAAGGAAAGCCGCTTTGGCACCACCGGCTCGGTGCTGTGGACGGTGACCACCACAGCGGCATCCAACGGCTCGGTCAATGCCATGCACGACAGCCTCAACCCGCTGACCGGCATGGTCGCGATGGTCAACATGATGGTCGGTGAGGTGATCTTCGGCGGCGTTGGCGCGGGGCTCTACGGCATGCTGTTGTTCGTGCTGATCGCCGTGTTCCTGGCCGGCTTGATGATTGGCCGTACGCCGGAATACCTGGGCAAGAAACTGCAGGCGCGTGAGGTGCAACTGCTGGTGGCGACCTTGCTGGTGATGCCGGTTGGCGTGCTGGTGCTGGGCGCCATCGCCGCCAGCCTGCCGGGCCCGGCGGGTGCGGTGAGCAACCCTGGTGCCCATGGCTTCAGCCAACTGCTGTACGCCTACACCTCCGGCACCGCCAACAACGGTTCGGCCTTTGCCGGTTTCGGTGCCAACACGGTGTACCACAACCTGATGATCGGCCTGGCCATGCTGATCGGCCGCTTCGGCTACATCCTGCCGATACTGGCGCTGGCCGGCAGCCTGGCGGCGAAAAAAAGCGCGCCCCAAGGGCTCAACAGCTTCCCCACTCACGGCCCACTGTTCACCGGCCTGTTGCTGGTGACCATTTTGTTGGTGGGTGGCCTGACCTTCCTGCCGACCTTGGCCCTTGGGCCAATCGCCGAATACCTGAGCCTGGGCTTCTGA